Proteins encoded in a region of the Rutidosis leptorrhynchoides isolate AG116_Rl617_1_P2 chromosome 9, CSIRO_AGI_Rlap_v1, whole genome shotgun sequence genome:
- the LOC139866313 gene encoding RING-H2 finger protein ATL78-like, producing MSNVPTMLDLNHLYSRKLLLINTFSSSQQQLAPPPSTLNTSHNNFDSNVVMVLSVLLCAIVCSLGLNSIIRCALRCTSFVGSEFSSSQDHNTMSARLAANRGIKKKVLKSFQTVRYWEGLELPGLGKECVICLGEFLTGERVKIMPKCNHGFHVGCIDKWLKSHSSCPNCRHCLLETCQKILTAAGSCSTASLQQPQEQLGASHSITIVSLVPLQHEGVIRSYMSP from the coding sequence ATGTCAAATGTACCTACAATGCTTGACTTAAATCATTTATATTCAAGAAAACTCTTACTAATTAACACTTTTTcttcatcccaacaacaactagcTCCACCACCATCAACCCTAAATACTTCACATAATAACTTCGATTCGAATGTCGTAATGGTTCTTTCAGTCCTTTTATGTGCTATAGTATGTTCACTAGGGTTGAACTCCATCATTAGGTGTGCATTAAGATGTACAAGTTTTGTTGGTTCAGAATTTAGTTCTAGCCAAGATCATAATACGATGTCGGCTAGATTAGCGGCCAATAGAGGGATCAAGAAAAAGGTACTAAAGAGTTTCCAAACAGTTAGATATTGGGAAGGATTGGAACTACCGGGACTAGGCAAAGAATGCGTAATTTGCCTGGGTGAGTTTTTAACAGGGGAGCGAGTTAAGATAATGCCTAAATGCAATCACGGGTTCCATGTTGGTTGCATCGATAAATGGCTCAAATCACATTCGTCCTGTCCAAATTGCAGGCACTGTCTTCTTGAAACATGCCAAAAGATTCTTACAGCAGCTGGTAGTTGTAGTACAGCTTCTTTACAACAACCTCAAGAGCAATTAGGTGCAAGTCATTCGATCACTATTGTAAGCTTAGTGCCTCTACAACATGAGGGTGTTATAAGAAGCTATATGTCGCCATAA